The proteins below come from a single Benincasa hispida cultivar B227 chromosome 4, ASM972705v1, whole genome shotgun sequence genomic window:
- the LOC120075464 gene encoding glutamate receptor 2.5-like, whose protein sequence is MGLSCISMALADFYSSRSHYKTRVILNTIDSNGTVVGAAAAALDLIKKEEVQSIIGPTTSMQASFMIDVGDKAQVPIISFSATRPSLTSHRSSFFFRVAQADSFQVKAIAAIIKTFKWRQVVPIYVDDEFGEGIIPYLVDALQDVDANVPYQSLISPTATDDEIDLKLSNLMTMQTRVFVVHMLPDLASRLFTMAKKKGMMGRGYVWIITDAITNEFNSIEPSILDQSMQGVLGLRTYVPGIKRLESFKRGWQRRFLSYYPTIEEIPELNVFGLWAYDAAWALAIAVEKAGINNLRYSKPNNVTFTNMKMKCPSNYLYNLGVNQNGAKLRDALSNVRFRGLAGEFSLVNGQLQSFVFEIMNVVGNDERSVGFWSPKTGLTTNLRYSNGLRPIIWPGDIEKAPKGWEIPTNGKKLRVGVPVKDGFWEFVNVVRDPKTNVTEVSGYCIDVFKAVVEALPYAVTYEFIPTDKSNAHPGGSYNDLTHQLFLGKFDAVVGDITIRANRSEYIDYTLPFTESGVAMVVPMKSSKNTNAWVFLKPLTWKLWVVIGSFFVFVAIIVWILEHRVNEDFNGRALDQISTSLWYSFSTMVFAHREHTYNNGTKFVVIIWLFVVLIITQSYTASLASLLTVQELKPTVTDINQLLKNGENIGYQGGSFVYEILRSLKFHDSQLKTYQSPEQMHELFLKGSINGGISAAVDEIPYIKLFLAKYCSQYTTTEPTYKADGFGFGFPIGSPLVPDISRAILKVTEGDRIREIENAWFKKVKECSSSEAAEISSTRLSIDSFWVLFAITAGVSIICVTLYITLFLYEEVPQSWRSANSSIFKTLADLGSKFLGTDPKVQALRESRRRRD, encoded by the exons ATGGGTCTAAGTTGTATTTCAATGGCTCTTGCTGATTTCTATTCTTCTCGGAGTCATTACAAGACAAGAGTGATTCTCAACACCATTGACTCCAATGGCACGGTTGTTGGTGCAGCTGCCGCAG CTTTAGATTTGATAAAGAAAGAGGAAGTACAAAGCATTATAGGTCCAACCACTTCGATGCAAGCAAGTTTCATGATCGATGTTGGAGACAAAGCACAAGTTCCGATCATCTCGTTTTCAGCAACACGACCTTCTCTCACATCCCATCGCAGCTCTTTCTTTTTTCGAGTCGCCCAAGCTGATTCCTTTCAAGTGAAAGCCATTGCAGCAATCATCAAGACCTTCAAATGGCGACAAGTTGTCCCAATCTACGTCGACGATGAGTTTGGTGAGGGTATCATCCCTTACCTTGTCGACGCTCTGCAAGATGTAGATGCGAACGTGCCATACCAAAGCCTCATCTCTCCCACTGCCACCGATGACGAGATCGACCTAAaactttccaatttaatgacAATGCAAACTAGAGTATTTGTGGTGCACATGTTACCTGACCTTGCTTCAAGACTCTTCACCATGGCAAAAAAGAAGGGAATGATGGGTCGAGGCTACGTTTGGATAATAACGGATGCTATCACAAACGAGTTCAATTCGATAGAACCTTCAATTCTTGATCAATCAATGCAAGGAGTTTTGGGATTAAGAACTTATGTCCCAGGAATCAAACGCCTTGAATCCTTCAAACGTGGTTGGCAGAGGAGATTTTTAAGCTACTATCCAACCATAGAGGAAATTCCTGAGCTAAATGTGTTTGGGTTATGGGCTTATGATGCAGCTTGGGCACTAGCCATCGCGGTCGAGAAGGCCGGTATCAACAATCTTCGATATAGCAAGCCCAATAATGTTACTTTTACCAACATGAAAATGAAGTGTCCATCAAACTATCTGTACAACCTCGGCGTCAATCAAAATGGTGCCAAGCTGCGAGACGCGTTGTCAAATGTTAGGTTTAGAGGGTTAGCTGGTGAGTTCAGTCTCGTCAATGGCCAATTACAATCCTTCGTTTTTGAGATAATGAACGTGGTTGGTAACGATGAAAGGAGCGTCGGGTTTTGGTCGCCAAAAACTGGGCTGACGACGAATCTACGGTACTCAAATGGGTTGAGACCGATCATCTGGCCAGGAGACATAGAGAAGGCACCAAAAGGGTGGGAGATTCCAACGAATGGGAAGAAGTTAAGAGTTGGGGTTCCAGTAAAAGATGGATTTTGGGAGTTTGTGAATGTGGTTCGTGATCCAAAAACAAACGTAACGGAAGTGAGTGGATATTGTATAGATGTGTTCAAGGCTGTGGTTGAAGCTTTACCTTATGCTGTTACTTATGAGTTTATTCCTACTGACAAATCTAATGCACACCCTGGTGGTAGTTACAATGACTTGACTCATCAGCTCTTCCTTGGG AAATTTGATGCTGTTGTGGGTGACATAACGATCCGAGCCAATAGGTCTGAGTACATAGACTATACATTGCCATTCACAGAATCTGGCGTAGCTATGGTCGTGCCAATGAAGAGCAGCAAGAACACCAACGCGTGGGTTTTCTTAAAGCCTCTTACTTGGAAGTTATGGGTGGTCATAGGCAGCTTCTTCGTGTTCGTGGCAATTATTGTATGGATACTTGAACATCGAGTCAACGAGGACTTTAATGGGCGTGCTCTTGACCAGATTTCTACCAGCCTTTGGTACTCATTTTCCACCATGGTTTTCGCCCATC GAGAACATACATACAACAACGGGACAAAATTTGTGGTGATAATATGGTTGTTTGTGGTTCTCATAATTACACAAAGTTACACTGCAAGTTTGGCCTCACTTTTGACAGTTCAAGAGCTCAAACCCACAGTAACTGATATAAACCAGCTTCTTAAAAATGGAGAGAACATCGGGTATCAAGGAGGTTCTTTCGTATATGAGATTCTTAGGTCATTGAAGTTCCACGATTCCCAACTAAAAACTTACCAATCACCAGAACAAATGCATGAACTTTTTCTCAAAGGAAGCATCAATGGAGGAATTTCTGCTGCTGTGGATGAAATCCCTTATATTAAGTTGTTTCTTGCCAAATATTGCTCCCAATATACCACCACAGAGCCCACCTATAAAGCCGATGGATTTGGTTTT GGTTTTCCGATAGGATCGCCATTAGTACCGGATATTTCAAGAGCAATTTTGAAGGTAACAGAGGGCGATAGAATAAGAGAGATTGAAAATGCATGGTTCAAAAAGGTGAAAGAATGTTCAAGTTCGGAAGCCGCTGAAATATCTTCCACCCGCCTCAGTATCGACAGCTTTTGGGTACTTTTTGCCATCACTGCCGGTGTTTCCATAATTTGTGTAACCCTTTACATTACCCTTTTTCTCTATGAAGAAGTGCCTCAATCTTGGAGATCAGCTAATTCTTCCATCTTCAAAACATTAGCTGACTTGGGTTCCAAGTTCTTGGGTACAGATCCTAAAGTTCAAGCTCTTCGAGAAAGTCGCCGACGACGAGATTGA
- the LOC120075465 gene encoding glutamate receptor 2.5-like produces the protein MGKHKGLRDGFRVLVLVVLLNILLAVAMAEKEEATAATAKVKVGVVLDFNFTFGKMGLSCISMALVDFYSSRSHYKTRVILNTIDSNGTVVGAAVAALDLIKKEEVQSIIGPTTSMQASFIIDVGDKAQVPIISFSATRPSLTSHRSSFFFRVAQADSFQVKAIAAIIKTFKWRQVVPIYVDDEFGDGIIPYLVGALQDVDANVPYQSLISPTATDDEIDLKLSNLMTMQTRVFVVHMLPDLASRLFTMARKKGMMGRGYVWIMMNAITNEFDSIEPSILDQSMQGVLGLRTYVPRIKRLESFKRSWQRRFLSYYPTIEEIPELNVFGLWAYDAAWALAIAVEKAGIDNLRYSKPNNITFTNMKMKCPSNYLHNLGVNQNGAKLRDALSNVRFRGLAGEFNLVNGQLQSFVFEIMNVVGNNKRNVGFWSPKTGLTTNLRYSNGLRPIIWPGDIEKAPKGWEIPTSGKKLRVGVPVKDGFWEFVNVIRDPKTNATIDVEGYCIDVFKAVIEALPYAITYEFIPTDKSNAHPGGSYNDLTHQLFLGKFDAIVGDITIRANRSEYIDYTLPFTESGVATVVPMKRNKNTNAWVFLKPLTWKLWALIGSSFVFVAVIIWILEHRVNEDFHGRVLDQICNSLWYSFSTMVFAHRERTYNNWTKFVVIIWLFVVLIITQSYTASLASLLTVQELKPTVTDINQLLKNGENVGYQGGSFVYEILKSLKFHDFQLKTYQSAEQMHELFLKGSNNGGISAAVDEIPYIKLFLAKYCSQYTITEPTYKADGFGFGFPIGSPLVPDISRAILKVTEDDRIREIENTWFKKVKECSSSEAAELSSTRLTIDSFWVLFAITASVSIISVVVYIVFFLYEELPQSWRVANSSILKTLADLGSKFLGTDPKALALQESRQRRD, from the exons ATGGGGAAACATAAGGGTTTGAGAGATGGTTTTAGGGTGTTGGTGCTCGTTGTCCTCCTTAATATATTACTGGCTGTGGCGATGGCAGAAAAGGAGGAGGCGACAGCGGCAACAGCGAAAGTGAAGGTAGGTGTGgttttggattttaattttacttttggAAAGATGGGTCTGAGTTGTATTTCAATGGCTCTCGTTGATTTCTATTCTTCTCGGAGTCATTACAAGACAAGAGTAATTCTCAACACCATTGACTCAAATGGCACAGTTGTTGGTGCAGCTGTCGCAG CTTTAGATTTGATAAAGAAAGAGGAAGTACAAAGCATTATAGGTCCAACAACTTCGATGCAAGCAAGTTTCATAATCGACGTTGGAGACAAAGCACAAGTTCCGATCATCTCATTTTCAGCGACACGACCTTCTCTCACATCCCATCGCAGCTCTTTCTTCTTTCGAGTTGCCCAAGCTGATTCCTTTCAGGTGAAAGCCATTGCAGCAATCATAAAGACCTTTAAATGGCGACAAGTTGTCCCAATCTACGTCGATGACGAGTTTGGCGACGGTATCATCCCTTACCTTGTCGGTGCTCTACAAGATGTAGATGCAAACGTGCCATACCAAAGCCTCATCTCTCCCACCGCCACTGATGACGAGATCGACCTGAaactttccaatttaatgacAATGCAAACTAGAGTGTTTGTGGTGCACATGTTACCTGACCTTGCTTCAAGACTCTTCACCATGGCGAGAAAGAAGGGAATGATGGGTCGAGGCTACGTTTGGATAATGATGAATGCTATCACAAATGAGTTTGATTCAATAGAACCCTCAATTCTTGATCAATCAATGCAAGGAGTTTTGGGATTAAGAACTTATGTCCCAAGAATCAAACGCCTTGAATCCTTTAAACGTAGTTGGCAGAGGAGATTTTTAAGCTACTATCCAACCATAGAGGAAATTCCTGAGCTGAATGTGTTTGGGTTATGGGCTTATGATGCAGCTTGGGCACTAGCCATCGCGGTTGAGAAGGCCGGTATCGACAATCTTCGATATAGCAAGCCCAATAATATTACTTTTACGAACATGAAAATGAAGTGTCCATCAAACTATCTCCACAACCTCGGCGTCAATCAAAATGGCGCCAAGTTGCGAGATGCATTGTCAAATGTTAGGTTTAGAGGGTTAGCTGGTGAGTTCAATCTCGTCAATGGCCAATTACAATCTTTCGTATTCGAGATAATGAACGTGGTTGGTAACAATAAAAGGAACGTCGGGTTTTGGTCGCCAAAAACTGGGCTGACGACGAATCTACGGTACTCAAATGGATTGAGACCGATCATCTGGCCAGGAGATATAGAGAAAGCGCCGAAAGGGTGGGAGATTCCGACGAGTGGGAAGAAATTAAGAGTTGGGGTTCCAGTAAAGGATGGATTTTGGGAGTTTGTAAATGTGATTCGTGATCCAAAAACAAATGCAACAATTGATGTAGAAGGATATTGCATTGATGTGTTTAAGGCTGTGATTGAAGCTTTACCTTATGCTATTACTTATGAGTTTATTCCTACTGACAAATCTAATGCACACCCTGGTGGTAGTTACAATGACTTGACTCATCAGCTCTTCCTTGGG AAGTTTGATGCTATTGTGGGTGACATAACGATCCGAGCCAATAGGTCTGAGTACATAGACTATACATTGCCATTCACAGAATCCGGCGTAGCCACGGTCGTGCCGATGAAGAGAAACAAGAACACCAATGCGTGGGTTTTCTTGAAGCCTCTTACTTGGAAGTTATGGGCTCTTATAGGTAGCTCCTTTGTGTTCGTGGCCGTTATTATTTGGATACTTGAACATCGAGTCAACGAGGACTTTCATGGACGTGTTCTTGATCAAATTTGTAACAGCCTTTGGTACTCTTTTTCCACTATGGTTTTCGCCCATC GAGAGCGTACATACAATAATTGGACCAAATTTGTGGTGATAATATGGTTGTTTGTGGTTCTCATCATTACACAAAGTTACACTGCAAGTTTGGCTTCACTTTTGACGGTTCAAGAGCTCAAACCCACGGTAACTGATATCAATCAGCTTCTTaaaaatggagagaatgttGGGTATCAAGGAGGTTCTTTCGTGTACGAGATTCTTAAGTCGTTGAAGTTCCATGATTTCCAACTAAAAACTTATCAATCTGCAGAACAAATGCATGAACTTTTTCTCAAAGGAAGCAACAATGGAGGAATTTCTGCGGCTGTGGATGAAATCCCTTATATTAAGTTGTTTCTTGCCAAATATTGCTCTCAATATACTATTACAGAACCCACCTACAAAGCCGATGGATTTGGTTTT GGTTTTCCGATAGGATCGCCGTTAGTACCTGATATTTCAAGAGCCATTTTGAAGGTAACAGAGGACGATAGAATAAGGGAAATCGAAAACACATGGTTCAAGAAGGTGAAAGAATGTTCGAGTTCGGAAGCTGCTGAATTATCTTCCACCCGTCTCACTATCGACAGTTTTTGGGTACTTTTTGCCATCACTGCCAGTGTCTCCATAATTTCTGTGGTAGTTTACATTGTCTTTTTTCTCTATGAAGAATTGCCGCAGTCTTGGAGAGTAGCTAATTCTTCCATCTTGAAAACATTAGCGGACTTGGGTTCCAAGTTCTTGGGTACAGATCCCAAAGCTCTAGCTCTTCAAGAAAGTCGTCAACGACGAGATTGA